One window of the Salvelinus fontinalis isolate EN_2023a chromosome 2, ASM2944872v1, whole genome shotgun sequence genome contains the following:
- the LOC129813128 gene encoding microtubule-associated protein 6 homolog isoform X2 has protein sequence MAWPCITRACCMARFWNQLDKGDISVPLVFTRYDVSEMQHLKLQHQQKQPHNQAQASAVAIETQPIHSDQAVAARANYGIAASGERACGSVMRQDFKHWKVRPEPSCKPKNEYHTPEIPFNNKTQYQKDFQPWPIPKRSDHPWIPRPNPSISIGDDRVQDRSKHAEVDIGVEKCEIADKLQEKEILGGSKKKQTAEKEGEKKVSIKVEREDAAGARGRAALDALNRQLKQEVTVGSSYKTEFKAHRDVKPVKLIRAKSQYLPPEEKTSLETSYSATYKGEQGKQQPNDNKAVDRRRIRSLYNEPYNGLQETKVKRSNSAPRSKPKKAGTTVASQGGKPVKKAKEQKQPGSTALRGTKKTTSENQPTESRPAEGDKEKSKEMNNKLAEAKEELNDEVLRPGDHHSQGAVGGEPEPLEERPEPRRSGVVVHFAPDVKYE, from the exons ATGGCGTGGCCCTGCATCACCAGGGCGTGCTGTATGGCCCGCTTCTGGAACCAGCTGGACAAGGGGGACATTTCTGTGCCATTGGTTTTCACCAGGTACGATGTCTCAGAGATGCAGCATCTTAAGCTGCAGCACCAACAAAAACAGCCGCATAACCAGGCACAAGCGAGCGCAGTCGCCATAGAAACGCAACCCATTCACAGCGACCAGGCGGTAGCGGCTCGTGCGAACTACGGTATCGCTGCGTCTGGGGAGCGCGCGTGTGGTTCTGTAATGCGGCAAGACTTTAAGCACTGGAAAGTGCGCCCTGAACCATCATGTAAACCTAAGAATGAATATCACACTCCCGAGATCCCTTTTAATAACAAGACACAATATCAGAAGGATTTCCAGCCGTGGCCCATTCCTAAAAGGAGTGACCATCCTTGGATTCCCAGACCcaatccctccatctccatcggCGATGATCGCGTCCAGGATAGGTCCAAACACGCGGAGGTTGACATCGGTGTGGAGAAATGCGAAATTGCTGACAAATTGCAAGAAAAGGAAATCCTGGGAGGGAGTAAAAAGAAGCAAACTGCAGAGAAGGAGGGTGAAAAGAAAGTTAGCATCAAAGTGGAGCGAGAAGACGCGGCAGGGGCCAGAGGCAGGGCGGCGCTAGATGCGCTAAACAGGCAGTTAAAACAGGAAGTTACTGTTGGCAGCTCATACAA GACGGAGTTCAAAGCCCACAGGGATGTGAAGCCAGTGAAGCTGATCCGAGCCAAGTCCCAGTACCTTCCCCCTGAGGAGAAGACCAGCCTGGAGACCAGCTATAGCGCCACCTACAAGGGAGAGCAGGGCAAACAGCAGCCCAACGACAACAAGGCTGTGGACAGGAGGAGGATACGCAGCCTGTACAATGAGCCCTACAACGGGCTACAAGAGACCAAG GTTAAGAGGTCTAACAGTGCTCCACGATCCAAACCCAAAAAGGCTGGCACCACGGTAGCTAGTCAGGGCGGCAAACCTGTCAAGAAGGCCAAAGAGCAGAAGCAGCCGGGCAGCACAGCACTGCGGGGCACCAAGAAGACGACCTCTGAGAACCAGCCCACTGAGTCCAGGCCTGCGGAGGGGGACAAGGAGAAAAGTAAAGAGATGAACAACAAACTGGCTGAGGCAAAAGA AGAGCTTAATGACGAGGTTCTCCGACCCGGTGATCATCATTCCCAGGGTGCCGTTGGAGGAGAACCAGAACCACTGGAGGAAAGACCCGAACCACGGAGGAGCGGCGTAGTTGTGCACTTTGCCCCAGATGTAAAGTATGAGTAG
- the LOC129813128 gene encoding microtubule-associated protein 6 homolog isoform X1, with protein MAWPCITRACCMARFWNQLDKGDISVPLVFTRYDVSEMQHLKLQHQQKQPHNQAQASAVAIETQPIHSDQAVAARANYGIAASGERACGSVMRQDFKHWKVRPEPSCKPKNEYHTPEIPFNNKTQYQKDFQPWPIPKRSDHPWIPRPNPSISIGDDRVQDRSKHAEVDIGVEKCEIADKLQEKEILGGSKKKQTAEKEGEKKVSIKVEREDAAGARGRAALDALNRQLKQEVTVGSSYKTEFKAHRDVKPVKLIRAKSQYLPPEEKTSLETSYSATYKGEQGKQQPNDNKAVDRRRIRSLYNEPYNGLQETKVKRSNSAPRSKPKKAGTTVASQGGKPVKKAKEQKQPGSTALRGTKKTTSENQPTESRPAEGDKEKSKEMNNKLAEAKEVVLKQYHYIQLCQPIRDTGWVQTLKQHLWGCTLPIPRELNDEVLRPGDHHSQGAVGGEPEPLEERPEPRRSGVVVHFAPDVKYE; from the exons ATGGCGTGGCCCTGCATCACCAGGGCGTGCTGTATGGCCCGCTTCTGGAACCAGCTGGACAAGGGGGACATTTCTGTGCCATTGGTTTTCACCAGGTACGATGTCTCAGAGATGCAGCATCTTAAGCTGCAGCACCAACAAAAACAGCCGCATAACCAGGCACAAGCGAGCGCAGTCGCCATAGAAACGCAACCCATTCACAGCGACCAGGCGGTAGCGGCTCGTGCGAACTACGGTATCGCTGCGTCTGGGGAGCGCGCGTGTGGTTCTGTAATGCGGCAAGACTTTAAGCACTGGAAAGTGCGCCCTGAACCATCATGTAAACCTAAGAATGAATATCACACTCCCGAGATCCCTTTTAATAACAAGACACAATATCAGAAGGATTTCCAGCCGTGGCCCATTCCTAAAAGGAGTGACCATCCTTGGATTCCCAGACCcaatccctccatctccatcggCGATGATCGCGTCCAGGATAGGTCCAAACACGCGGAGGTTGACATCGGTGTGGAGAAATGCGAAATTGCTGACAAATTGCAAGAAAAGGAAATCCTGGGAGGGAGTAAAAAGAAGCAAACTGCAGAGAAGGAGGGTGAAAAGAAAGTTAGCATCAAAGTGGAGCGAGAAGACGCGGCAGGGGCCAGAGGCAGGGCGGCGCTAGATGCGCTAAACAGGCAGTTAAAACAGGAAGTTACTGTTGGCAGCTCATACAA GACGGAGTTCAAAGCCCACAGGGATGTGAAGCCAGTGAAGCTGATCCGAGCCAAGTCCCAGTACCTTCCCCCTGAGGAGAAGACCAGCCTGGAGACCAGCTATAGCGCCACCTACAAGGGAGAGCAGGGCAAACAGCAGCCCAACGACAACAAGGCTGTGGACAGGAGGAGGATACGCAGCCTGTACAATGAGCCCTACAACGGGCTACAAGAGACCAAG GTTAAGAGGTCTAACAGTGCTCCACGATCCAAACCCAAAAAGGCTGGCACCACGGTAGCTAGTCAGGGCGGCAAACCTGTCAAGAAGGCCAAAGAGCAGAAGCAGCCGGGCAGCACAGCACTGCGGGGCACCAAGAAGACGACCTCTGAGAACCAGCCCACTGAGTCCAGGCCTGCGGAGGGGGACAAGGAGAAAAGTAAAGAGATGAACAACAAACTGGCTGAGGCAAAAGA GGTTGTGCTAAAACAGTACCACTACATACAGCTCTGTCAGCCAATCCGTGATACAGGCTGGGTGCAGACGCTAAAGCAACACCTGTGGGGCTGTACACTACCCATTCCAAG AGAGCTTAATGACGAGGTTCTCCGACCCGGTGATCATCATTCCCAGGGTGCCGTTGGAGGAGAACCAGAACCACTGGAGGAAAGACCCGAACCACGGAGGAGCGGCGTAGTTGTGCACTTTGCCCCAGATGTAAAGTATGAGTAG